The following coding sequences lie in one Pseudoxanthomonas sp. SE1 genomic window:
- a CDS encoding biopolymer transporter ExbD — protein MAFSVPASRRELAEINITPLVDVMLVLLVIFIVTAPLLSRPIDTILPQPVRGEVTEPPNDLVLKVGLAGTYTLDDRPVSLADLRLRLEDAVLADPRTVLQVEAAGGADYQQLVSALAQAEASGLDSIVMRN, from the coding sequence ATGGCGTTCTCCGTTCCCGCAAGCCGTCGTGAACTGGCCGAGATCAACATCACTCCGCTCGTGGACGTGATGCTGGTGCTGCTGGTGATCTTCATCGTCACCGCACCGCTGCTCTCGCGCCCCATCGACACGATCCTGCCCCAGCCCGTCCGGGGAGAAGTGACCGAGCCGCCGAATGATCTGGTCCTCAAGGTCGGGCTGGCGGGAACGTACACACTGGATGATCGCCCGGTATCACTCGCCGACCTGCGTCTCCGGCTCGAGGACGCTGTCCTCGCTGATCCGCGGACGGTCTTGCAGGTGGAAGCCGCAGGCGGGGCCGACTACCAGCAGCTGGTCAGCGCGCTGGCCCAGGCAGAAGCAAGCGGCCTGGACAGCATCGTGATGCGGAACTGA
- a CDS encoding biopolymer transporter ExbD, giving the protein MAFSSGGSKGPMADINVTPLVDVMLVLLIIFIVTAPIMTYPIEVALPQRVINPPPQVREPPPPIDLRIEADGTVYWNNSPANVADLQQKMEEEVQRDPTNQPELRIEANSESHYDVMAKVLAAAKNAQMMKIGFVQ; this is encoded by the coding sequence ATGGCATTCAGCAGTGGTGGAAGCAAGGGCCCCATGGCCGACATCAACGTCACGCCCCTCGTGGACGTGATGCTGGTGCTGTTGATCATCTTCATCGTGACCGCACCGATCATGACGTATCCGATCGAAGTGGCCCTGCCGCAGCGCGTGATCAACCCGCCGCCGCAGGTGCGTGAGCCGCCGCCGCCGATCGATCTGCGCATCGAGGCCGATGGCACGGTCTACTGGAACAACAGCCCGGCGAATGTTGCTGATCTCCAGCAGAAGATGGAAGAGGAAGTGCAGCGTGATCCGACCAACCAGCCGGAGCTGCGCATCGAAGCCAATTCGGAATCGCACTACGACGTGATGGCCAAGGTGTTGGCCGCTGCGAAGAACGCGCAGATGATGAAGATCGGTTTCGTACAGTAA